Proteins encoded in a region of the Pseudomonas sp. GOM7 genome:
- the metR gene encoding transcriptional regulator MetR, whose translation MLELRHLKTLHALRETDSLVEAAERLHLTQSALSHQFKELEERLGLQLFVRKTKPVRFTSAGLRLLQLADATLPLLRAAERDLARLAGGTAGRLHMAIECHSCFQWLMPTIDQFRDAWPEVELDLASGFSFAPLPALARGDLDLVVTSDPVELAGITYVPLFTYEAMLAVANQHRLAHKAFIQPHDLLTETLITYPVERDRLDIFTRFLEPADVEPAQVRTSELTVMMMQLVASGRGVCGLPNWALHEYSSRGYVSAKRLGEKGLFATLYAAIRTDMLDAPFMRDFLLTAKDTSFASLEGVSVAR comes from the coding sequence ATGCTCGAGCTACGCCACCTGAAAACCCTGCATGCCCTGCGCGAAACCGACAGCCTGGTGGAGGCCGCCGAGCGCCTGCACCTGACCCAGTCGGCGCTGTCGCACCAGTTCAAGGAACTGGAGGAACGCCTCGGCCTGCAGCTCTTCGTGCGCAAGACCAAGCCGGTGCGCTTCACCAGTGCGGGGCTGCGCCTGCTGCAACTGGCCGACGCCACCCTGCCCTTGCTGCGCGCCGCCGAGCGTGATCTGGCGCGCCTGGCCGGCGGCACGGCGGGCCGCCTGCACATGGCCATCGAATGCCATAGCTGTTTCCAGTGGCTGATGCCGACCATCGACCAGTTCCGCGACGCCTGGCCGGAAGTGGAGCTGGATCTGGCCTCGGGTTTCTCCTTCGCCCCGCTGCCAGCCCTGGCCCGTGGCGACCTCGACCTGGTGGTGACCTCCGACCCCGTAGAGCTGGCCGGCATCACCTACGTGCCGCTGTTCACCTACGAGGCCATGCTCGCCGTGGCCAACCAGCATCGCCTGGCACACAAGGCCTTCATCCAGCCACATGACCTGCTCACGGAAACCCTGATCACCTACCCAGTGGAGCGCGACCGCCTGGATATCTTTACCCGTTTTCTCGAACCGGCCGACGTGGAGCCGGCGCAGGTACGCACATCCGAGCTGACGGTGATGATGATGCAACTGGTGGCCAGCGGTCGTGGTGTGTGCGGCCTGCCCAACTGGGCGCTGCACGAGTACAGCTCGCGTGGCTATGTCAGCGCCAAGCGCCTGGGGGAGAAAGGGCTGTTCGCCACGCTGTACGCTGCGATCCGCACCGACATGCTCGATGCGCCCTTCATGCGCGACTTCCTGCTCACGGCCAAGGACACTTCCTTCGCCAGCCTGGAAGGGGTCAGCGTAGCGCGCTGA
- the metE gene encoding 5-methyltetrahydropteroyltriglutamate--homocysteine S-methyltransferase translates to MALTHSLGFPRIGRDRELKKALEAHWKGELDEAGLRAVGQRLRAEHWQVQKDAGIDLLPVGDFAWYDQVLGHSLAFGVIPERFRSAAGKPTLDTLFAMARGVSNDCCGGAHAQEMTKWFDTNYHYLVPEFSADQHFALSWEQLFEEVDEAHALGHRVKPVLIGPLTYLWLGKVKGGDFDRLELLERLLPVYGEIFQRLAAQGVEWVQIDEPILVLDLPQDWKNAFERAYNLIQREPCKKLIATYFGGLEDNLGLAANLPVDGLHIDLVRAPEQYPTILDRLPAYKVLSLGLVNGRNVWRCDLEKALDLLRHAHERLGERLWVAPSCSLLHSPVDLAREDQLDAELKSWLAFAVQKCQEVALLGKALATPEAAEVQAALQASRAVQAARNASTRIHKPEVQARLAAIRPRHAQRQSPFAERIGKQRERLQLPVLPTTSIGSFPQTSAIRLARQAFRQGKLSQADYTEAMHAEIRHAVQVQERLGLDVLVHGEAERNDMVEYFAEQLDGYAFTRFGWVQSYGSRCVKPALIVGDLSRPKAMTVEWIRYAQGLTDKVMKGMLTGPVTMLMWSFPREDVSREVQARQLALAIRDEVLDLEAAGIRIIQIDEAAFREGLPLRQAAWPQYLDWATEAFRLSASGVRDETQIHTHMCYSEFNDVIESIAAMDADVITIETSRSDMELLEAFERFAYPNEIGPGVYDIHSPRVPDSAEMAGLLRKAARRIPLERLWVNPDCGLKTRAWPETEAALVNMVAAARKLRAELA, encoded by the coding sequence ATGGCCCTGACCCATTCCCTCGGTTTCCCGCGCATCGGTCGCGACCGCGAACTGAAGAAAGCCCTTGAAGCCCACTGGAAAGGTGAGCTGGACGAAGCCGGCCTGCGCGCTGTCGGCCAGCGCCTGCGTGCCGAGCATTGGCAAGTGCAGAAGGATGCCGGCATCGACCTGCTGCCGGTGGGCGACTTCGCCTGGTATGACCAGGTGCTTGGTCATTCCCTGGCCTTCGGTGTGATCCCCGAGCGCTTCCGTTCGGCCGCTGGCAAGCCGACGCTGGATACCCTGTTCGCCATGGCGCGCGGCGTCAGCAATGACTGCTGTGGCGGCGCCCATGCACAAGAGATGACCAAGTGGTTCGATACCAACTACCACTATCTGGTGCCGGAATTCAGCGCCGATCAGCACTTCGCCCTGAGCTGGGAACAACTCTTCGAGGAGGTGGACGAGGCCCATGCCCTGGGGCATCGGGTCAAGCCGGTGCTGATCGGCCCGCTGACCTACCTGTGGCTGGGCAAGGTCAAGGGCGGCGACTTCGACCGGCTGGAGCTGCTCGAGCGCCTGCTGCCGGTCTATGGCGAGATCTTCCAGCGTCTGGCCGCGCAAGGCGTGGAGTGGGTGCAGATCGACGAGCCGATCCTGGTGCTGGACTTGCCGCAGGACTGGAAGAACGCCTTCGAGCGCGCCTATAACCTGATCCAGCGCGAGCCGTGCAAGAAGCTGATCGCCACCTATTTCGGCGGCCTGGAAGACAACCTCGGGCTGGCCGCCAACCTACCGGTGGATGGCCTGCATATCGACCTGGTGCGGGCGCCGGAGCAGTACCCGACCATCCTCGACCGTCTGCCGGCTTACAAGGTGTTGTCGCTGGGCCTGGTCAACGGCCGCAACGTCTGGCGCTGCGACCTGGAAAAGGCCCTCGACCTGCTGCGGCACGCTCACGAGCGCCTGGGCGAGCGATTGTGGGTGGCGCCATCCTGCTCGCTGCTGCATAGCCCGGTGGATCTGGCCCGTGAAGACCAGCTCGATGCCGAGCTGAAAAGCTGGCTGGCTTTCGCCGTGCAGAAGTGCCAAGAGGTGGCGCTGCTCGGCAAGGCTCTGGCTACTCCCGAGGCTGCTGAGGTGCAGGCTGCACTGCAGGCGAGCCGCGCGGTGCAGGCCGCACGTAATGCCTCGACGCGCATTCACAAGCCCGAGGTGCAGGCGCGCCTGGCCGCGATTCGTCCGCGTCATGCCCAGCGCCAGTCGCCGTTCGCCGAACGCATTGGCAAGCAGCGCGAGCGCCTGCAATTGCCCGTGCTGCCTACCACCAGCATCGGCTCCTTCCCGCAGACCTCGGCCATTCGCCTGGCACGCCAGGCATTCAGGCAAGGCAAGCTGAGCCAGGCCGACTACACCGAGGCCATGCATGCCGAAATCCGCCATGCCGTGCAGGTGCAGGAGCGCCTCGGCCTGGACGTGCTGGTGCATGGCGAGGCCGAGCGTAACGACATGGTCGAGTACTTCGCCGAGCAGCTCGACGGCTACGCCTTCACCCGCTTCGGCTGGGTACAGAGCTACGGTTCGCGCTGCGTCAAGCCGGCACTGATCGTCGGTGACCTGAGCCGGCCCAAGGCCATGACGGTGGAGTGGATCCGGTACGCCCAGGGTCTGACCGACAAGGTAATGAAAGGCATGCTGACCGGCCCGGTGACCATGCTGATGTGGTCGTTCCCGCGCGAGGACGTGTCCCGTGAGGTGCAGGCCAGGCAACTGGCGCTGGCGATTCGCGACGAGGTGCTGGATCTGGAGGCGGCCGGTATCCGAATCATCCAGATCGACGAGGCGGCGTTCCGCGAAGGCCTGCCGCTGCGCCAGGCGGCCTGGCCGCAGTATCTGGACTGGGCCACCGAGGCCTTCCGCCTGTCCGCCAGCGGTGTGCGCGACGAAACGCAGATTCACACCCACATGTGCTACAGCGAATTCAATGACGTGATCGAGTCCATCGCGGCGATGGATGCCGATGTCATCACCATCGAAACCTCGCGTTCGGACATGGAGCTGCTGGAGGCCTTTGAGCGCTTCGCCTACCCCAACGAAATCGGCCCTGGTGTGTACGACATTCACTCACCGCGTGTGCCCGACAGCGCCGAGATGGCCGGGCTGCTGCGCAAGGCGGCGCGGCGCATCCCGCTGGAACGGCTGTGGGTCAATCCCGATTGTGGGCTGAAGACCCGCGCCTGGCCGGAAACCGAAGCGGCGTTGGTGAACATGGTGGCAGCGGCCAGAAAACTGCGTGCCGAGCTGGCCTGA
- a CDS encoding 3-carboxy-cis,cis-muconate cycloisomerase, with protein sequence MRAIFCDAGRVQGMLDFEAALARAEARVGLIPAEAVAPIEAACKAELYDYPALAQAIATAGNSAIPLVKALGKRIAATDPEAERYVHLGATSQDAMDSGLVLQLRAAIGLLESDLAKLANALAAQAERHIDTPLAGRTWLQQATPVTLGMKLAGVLGAVTRHRQRLAELKPRLLCLQFGGASGSLAALGDAGWAVSGALAQELQLTLPEQPWHTQRDRLVEFANLLGMIAGSLGKLGRDLSLLMQTEAGEVFEPAAPGKGGSSTMPHKRNPVSAAVLIGAATRAPGLVATMLAAMPQEHERSLGLWHAEWDTLPELCCLVSGALQQALVVVPGLEVDAARMRANLELTQGLVLAEAVSIALAQKIGRDAAHHLIEQCCKQAVREGVHLRAVLGANAEVSAQLSAAELDRLLDAAHYLGQARRWVERAVAEHKQFSP encoded by the coding sequence ATGCGCGCGATCTTCTGCGATGCGGGGCGGGTGCAGGGCATGCTCGACTTCGAGGCCGCCCTGGCGCGGGCCGAGGCGCGCGTGGGGCTGATCCCCGCCGAGGCCGTGGCGCCCATCGAGGCTGCTTGCAAGGCCGAACTCTACGATTACCCGGCGCTGGCTCAGGCCATCGCCACGGCGGGCAATTCCGCCATCCCGCTGGTCAAGGCACTGGGCAAGCGCATCGCCGCCACTGACCCAGAGGCCGAGCGCTACGTGCACCTCGGCGCCACCAGCCAGGACGCCATGGACAGCGGCCTGGTGCTGCAACTGCGCGCCGCCATCGGTCTGCTGGAAAGCGATCTGGCGAAGTTGGCCAATGCCCTGGCGGCGCAGGCCGAGCGCCATATCGACACGCCCCTGGCCGGCCGTACCTGGCTGCAACAGGCCACGCCGGTGACCCTTGGCATGAAGCTGGCCGGCGTGCTCGGCGCGGTCACCCGTCATCGCCAGCGCCTGGCCGAACTCAAGCCGCGCCTGCTGTGCCTGCAGTTCGGCGGCGCCTCCGGCAGTCTGGCGGCGTTGGGCGACGCCGGCTGGGCCGTCAGCGGTGCGCTGGCGCAGGAGCTGCAATTGACCCTGCCCGAGCAGCCCTGGCACACCCAGCGTGATCGCCTGGTGGAGTTCGCCAACCTGCTGGGCATGATCGCCGGCAGCCTGGGCAAGCTGGGCCGCGACCTCAGCCTGTTGATGCAGACCGAGGCCGGCGAAGTTTTCGAGCCAGCGGCGCCCGGCAAGGGCGGTTCCTCCACCATGCCGCACAAGCGTAATCCGGTCAGTGCGGCGGTACTGATCGGCGCCGCCACCCGCGCGCCGGGCCTGGTGGCGACGATGCTGGCCGCCATGCCGCAGGAGCACGAGCGCAGCCTCGGCCTGTGGCACGCCGAGTGGGACACCCTGCCGGAGCTGTGCTGCCTGGTCTCCGGCGCCTTGCAGCAGGCGCTGGTCGTGGTGCCGGGGCTGGAGGTGGATGCCGCGCGCATGCGCGCCAATCTGGAATTGACCCAGGGCCTGGTGCTGGCCGAGGCGGTGAGCATCGCCCTGGCGCAGAAGATCGGCCGCGACGCCGCCCATCACCTGATCGAGCAGTGCTGCAAACAGGCGGTGCGCGAGGGCGTTCATCTACGCGCCGTACTCGGCGCCAACGCGGAGGTCAGCGCACAACTTTCCGCTGCCGAGCTGGATCGCCTGCTCGATGCGGCGCATTACCTGGGCCAGGCTCGCCGTTGGGTCGAGCGGGCCGTTGCCGAACACAAGCAATTTTCGCCTTAG
- the pcaC gene encoding 4-carboxymuconolactone decarboxylase, giving the protein MDEKQRYEAGMQVRRAVLGDAHVDRSLQNLTPFNEEFQEMITRHAWGDIWTRPGLPRHTRSLITIAMLIGMNREGELKLHLRAAKNNGVSREEIKEVIMQSAIYCGIPAANATFHLAEAVWDELGVESLES; this is encoded by the coding sequence ATGGACGAGAAACAACGCTACGAAGCCGGCATGCAGGTGCGCCGCGCGGTGCTGGGCGATGCCCATGTCGACCGCAGCCTGCAGAACCTGACGCCGTTCAACGAAGAGTTCCAGGAGATGATCACCCGGCATGCCTGGGGCGATATCTGGACCCGACCGGGCCTGCCACGCCATACCCGCAGCCTGATCACCATTGCCATGCTGATCGGCATGAACCGCGAGGGCGAGCTCAAGCTGCACCTGCGTGCGGCAAAGAACAATGGGGTGAGCCGCGAAGAGATCAAGGAAGTGATCATGCAGAGCGCCATCTACTGTGGCATCCCGGCGGCCAACGCCACCTTCCACCTGGCCGAAGCGGTGTGGGATGAGCTGGGTGTGGAATCGCTGGAAAGCTGA
- a CDS encoding Yip1 family protein has protein sequence MIHHVWGLFTHPDQEWQEIRGEEESISHMYLTHVLLLAAIPAISAFIGTTQVGWAIGDRPPVMLTEASAMSMAFMSYLAMLAGVAVMGAFIHWMARTYDANPNLTQCVVFAAYTATPLFIGGLAALYPHLWLGMIVGTVAICYTVYLLYVGIPTFMNIPEDEGFMFSSSVLAVGLVVLVAMIASSVILWGLGVGPVYTN, from the coding sequence ATGATCCATCACGTCTGGGGGCTCTTCACCCATCCCGATCAGGAGTGGCAGGAAATCCGTGGCGAGGAAGAAAGCATCAGCCACATGTACCTGACCCACGTACTGCTGCTTGCAGCCATCCCGGCCATTTCGGCCTTCATTGGTACCACTCAGGTCGGCTGGGCCATCGGCGACCGACCACCCGTCATGCTCACCGAAGCCAGCGCGATGAGCATGGCGTTCATGTCCTATCTGGCGATGCTCGCCGGCGTGGCGGTAATGGGTGCCTTCATCCACTGGATGGCGCGCACCTACGACGCCAATCCCAACCTGACGCAATGCGTGGTGTTCGCCGCCTACACCGCGACGCCGCTGTTCATCGGTGGCCTGGCGGCGCTGTACCCGCACCTGTGGCTGGGCATGATCGTCGGCACGGTGGCGATCTGCTACACGGTGTACCTGCTGTATGTCGGCATCCCCACCTTCATGAACATCCCCGAGGACGAGGGTTTCATGTTCTCCAGCTCAGTGCTGGCGGTAGGTCTGGTGGTGCTGGTGGCGATGATCGCCAGCTCGGTGATCCTCTGGGGGCTGGGGGTTGGCCCGGTGTATACCAACTGA
- the pcaD gene encoding 3-oxoadipate enol-lactonase, with the protein MPALRLADGDLNYLLEGPAAAPVLVLSNSLGTDLHMWDAQIPAFTQHFQVLRYDTRGHGASLVSKGPYSIEQNGRDVLALLDALGIAKAHFCGLSMGGLIGQWLGINAPERIERLVLCNTAAKIGTPEVWNPRIETVLAGGAQAMRDLRDASISRWFTADFAEANPGKVEPIVGMLAQTSPEGYAANCAAVRDADFREQLGSIVAPTLIVCGSGDPVTTPEHGRFMQERIAGAELVEFHAAHLSNVQAGDEFSQRVLDFLRA; encoded by the coding sequence ATGCCTGCCTTACGTCTCGCCGATGGCGATTTGAACTACCTGCTCGAAGGCCCGGCCGCTGCGCCAGTGCTGGTGCTCTCCAACTCCCTGGGCACCGACCTGCACATGTGGGATGCGCAGATCCCGGCCTTCACCCAGCACTTCCAGGTACTGCGCTACGACACCCGTGGTCATGGCGCCTCGCTGGTGAGCAAAGGCCCGTACAGCATCGAACAGAACGGTCGCGACGTGCTGGCCCTGCTCGATGCGCTGGGCATTGCCAAGGCGCATTTCTGTGGCCTGTCCATGGGCGGCCTGATCGGCCAGTGGCTGGGCATCAACGCGCCCGAACGCATCGAGCGCCTGGTGCTGTGCAACACCGCTGCCAAGATCGGCACGCCGGAGGTGTGGAACCCGCGTATCGAAACCGTGCTCGCTGGTGGCGCGCAGGCCATGCGCGATTTGCGCGATGCGTCGATCTCGCGCTGGTTCACCGCCGATTTCGCCGAGGCCAACCCAGGCAAGGTCGAGCCCATCGTCGGCATGCTGGCGCAGACTTCGCCCGAAGGCTACGCGGCCAACTGTGCGGCGGTGCGCGATGCCGATTTCCGCGAGCAGCTTGGCAGCATCGTCGCACCGACGCTGATCGTTTGTGGCAGCGGCGACCCGGTGACCACTCCCGAGCATGGCCGCTTCATGCAGGAGCGCATCGCGGGTGCCGAGCTGGTGGAGTTCCACGCCGCGCACCTGTCCAACGTGCAGGCCGGTGATGAATTCAGCCAGCGCGTGCTGGATTTTCTGCGCGCCTGA
- the ttcA gene encoding tRNA 2-thiocytidine(32) synthetase TtcA: MGTLSVNQNKLQKRIRRLAGEAITDFNMIEDGDKVMVCLSGGKDSYTMLDVLLYLQKVAPIKFEIVAVNMDQKQPGFPEHVLPAYLESIGVAYHIIEKDTYSVVKEKIPEGKTTCSLCSRLRRGTLYTYADEIGATKMALGHHRDDILETFFLNMFYGGTLKAMPPKLLSDDGRNVVIRPLAYCAEADIEAYSQLKQFPIIPCNLCGSQENLQRQVVKEMLQEWERKSPGRVEIMFRALQNVHPSQLADRNLFDFKSLKIDDSATPRFLDVMSL; this comes from the coding sequence ATGGGCACCCTTTCGGTCAACCAGAACAAACTGCAGAAGCGCATTCGCCGCCTGGCCGGCGAAGCCATCACCGACTTCAACATGATCGAGGATGGCGACAAGGTGATGGTCTGCCTGTCCGGCGGCAAGGACAGCTACACCATGCTCGACGTGCTGCTGTATCTGCAGAAGGTGGCGCCGATCAAGTTCGAGATCGTCGCGGTGAACATGGATCAGAAGCAGCCAGGCTTCCCCGAGCACGTGCTGCCGGCCTATCTGGAATCCATCGGCGTGGCCTACCACATCATCGAGAAGGACACCTACTCGGTGGTCAAGGAGAAGATCCCCGAGGGCAAGACCACCTGCTCGCTGTGCTCGCGCCTGCGTCGCGGCACCCTGTACACCTACGCCGACGAGATCGGCGCGACCAAGATGGCCCTGGGGCATCACCGCGACGACATCCTGGAAACCTTCTTCCTCAACATGTTCTACGGCGGCACGCTCAAGGCCATGCCGCCCAAGCTGCTGTCCGACGACGGTCGCAACGTGGTGATCCGCCCGCTGGCCTACTGCGCTGAGGCCGATATCGAGGCCTACAGCCAGCTCAAGCAGTTCCCCATCATCCCGTGCAACCTCTGTGGCTCGCAGGAGAACCTGCAGCGCCAGGTGGTCAAGGAGATGTTGCAGGAGTGGGAGCGCAAGAGCCCGGGGCGTGTCGAGATCATGTTCCGCGCCCTGCAGAACGTGCACCCCTCGCAACTGGCCGACCGCAACCTGTTCGACTTCAAGAGCCTGAAGATCGACGACAGCGCCACGCCGCGCTTTCTCGATGTGATGAGCCTGTAG
- a CDS encoding 3-deoxy-7-phosphoheptulonate synthase, with product MNASVSAQLASSITPITRRSAQPLPSPAVLRQRLPLSAALAERIAVDRDAIRAVLDGTDSRLLVVVGPCSLHDRASALEYAERLAELAPQVSDQLLLVMRAYVEKPRTTVGWKGLLYDPHLDGSGDMAEGLRLSRQLMLDILERGLPLATELLQPMAAGYFDDLLGWAAIGARTSESQVHREMVSGLDLPVGFKNGTDGSIGIACDAMRSAAHPHQHFGIDDLGHPALLHTAGNPDTHLVLRGGHGAPNHNAASVAAAREALQRQGIAPRIMVDCSHANSGKDPLRQPAVLESVIDQRLAGDTSLRGVMLESHLFEGCQALSGELRYGVSITDGCLGWSGTELALRQAAERLRS from the coding sequence ATGAATGCATCCGTCTCCGCTCAACTCGCTTCCAGCATCACCCCCATTACCCGCCGCAGCGCCCAGCCGCTGCCCAGCCCTGCCGTACTGCGCCAACGTCTGCCACTGTCCGCCGCACTGGCCGAACGCATCGCCGTCGACCGTGACGCCATCCGCGCCGTGCTCGATGGCACCGATTCGCGCCTGCTGGTGGTGGTCGGCCCCTGTTCCCTGCACGACCGCGCCAGCGCCCTCGAATACGCCGAACGCCTGGCCGAACTGGCGCCGCAGGTGAGCGACCAACTGTTGCTGGTGATGCGCGCCTACGTGGAAAAACCGCGCACCACCGTGGGTTGGAAGGGGCTGCTGTACGACCCGCATCTCGATGGCAGCGGTGACATGGCCGAAGGCTTGCGCCTGTCGCGGCAACTGATGCTGGACATCCTCGAGCGCGGCCTGCCGCTGGCCACCGAGTTGCTGCAACCCATGGCCGCCGGTTACTTCGACGATCTGCTTGGCTGGGCCGCCATCGGTGCGCGTACCAGCGAGTCGCAGGTGCATCGCGAGATGGTCAGTGGCCTGGATCTGCCGGTGGGCTTCAAGAACGGCACCGATGGCAGCATCGGCATCGCCTGCGACGCCATGCGCTCGGCGGCGCACCCGCACCAGCACTTCGGCATCGACGACCTCGGTCATCCGGCGTTGCTGCACACCGCTGGCAACCCGGACACCCATCTGGTGCTGCGCGGTGGCCACGGCGCACCGAACCATAATGCCGCCAGCGTCGCGGCCGCGCGTGAGGCGCTGCAGCGCCAGGGTATCGCGCCGCGCATCATGGTCGACTGCAGCCACGCCAACAGCGGCAAGGATCCGCTGCGTCAGCCGGCGGTGCTGGAAAGCGTGATCGACCAGCGCCTGGCCGGCGACACGAGTCTGCGCGGGGTGATGCTGGAGAGCCACCTGTTCGAGGGTTGCCAGGCGCTGTCCGGCGAGCTGCGTTACGGCGTCTCGATCACCGATGGCTGCCTGGGCTGGAGTGGCACCGAGCTGGCGCTGCGTCAGGCGGCCGAGCGTTTGCGCTCTTGA
- a CDS encoding DNA-J related domain-containing protein, with protein MNDDLDPSQDLAEQVLQLLQAAPDGLAEYALIQQLKARHSGHLPNLPLTDKLVLFRTHFLLFNALYRLRDTLWQQQSHLLEISPLCIRLLPYHAGDAALSERDALRDYYLDMGHLRETDEQDVERLLTSFWTRMQGGEEKLAALQLFELDDHQPLDLPRIKQRYRQLVSLHHPDRGGSTQRLQSINKAMEILTRYYN; from the coding sequence ATGAATGACGACCTAGACCCCAGCCAGGATCTCGCCGAACAGGTGCTGCAACTGCTCCAGGCCGCGCCAGACGGCCTGGCCGAATACGCCCTGATCCAGCAGCTCAAGGCCCGCCACAGTGGCCACCTGCCCAACCTGCCGCTGACCGACAAGCTGGTGCTGTTTCGCACCCACTTCCTGCTGTTCAACGCCCTCTACCGCCTGCGCGATACGCTCTGGCAGCAGCAGAGCCACTTGCTCGAGATCAGTCCGCTGTGCATTCGCCTGCTGCCCTACCATGCGGGCGACGCGGCCCTGAGCGAACGCGATGCGCTGCGCGACTACTACCTGGATATGGGCCACCTGCGCGAAACCGACGAGCAGGACGTCGAACGCCTGCTGACCAGTTTCTGGACGCGCATGCAAGGTGGCGAGGAAAAGCTCGCCGCCCTGCAACTGTTCGAGCTCGATGATCACCAGCCGCTCGACCTGCCCCGGATCAAGCAGCGCTATCGGCAATTGGTCAGCCTGCACCATCCGGATCGAGGCGGCAGCACGCAGCGCCTGCAGTCGATCAACAAGGCCATGGAAATTCTGACCCGCTATTACAACTGA
- a CDS encoding DNA-3-methyladenine glycosylase I, whose amino-acid sequence MRDYKWLHAFCLNRFGSAKALEAMLPQPRSEAELRALSDDRYLSLISLRIFRAGLKHSLVDAKWPAFEEVFFGFDPEKVVLMGAERLENLMQDARLIRHLGKLKSVPRNAQFILDVRAGRLSGSPSSGAARHLLPEGEGHQTRPAADFSFGALIADWPVSDIVGLWKYLAKHGNQLGGLSAPRFLRMVGKDTFIPTDDMVAALKAQNIIDKAPTSQKDLAAVQAAFNQWQAESGRPLCQLSVMLAHTVNH is encoded by the coding sequence ATGCGTGATTACAAGTGGCTGCACGCGTTCTGCCTCAATCGCTTCGGCTCTGCCAAGGCCCTGGAAGCCATGCTGCCGCAGCCGCGCAGCGAGGCCGAGCTGCGCGCGCTGAGCGATGACCGCTACCTGTCCCTGATCAGCTTGCGCATCTTCCGCGCCGGCCTCAAGCACAGCCTGGTGGACGCCAAGTGGCCGGCGTTCGAGGAGGTGTTCTTCGGCTTCGACCCGGAAAAGGTGGTGCTGATGGGCGCCGAGCGTCTGGAGAACCTGATGCAGGATGCGCGTTTGATCCGTCATCTGGGCAAGCTCAAGAGCGTGCCGCGCAATGCCCAGTTCATCCTCGATGTGCGGGCGGGGCGTTTGTCGGGCAGTCCCTCTTCCGGCGCTGCGCGCCACCTTCTCCCAGAGGGAGAAGGCCATCAGACTCGGCCTGCGGCCGATTTTTCTTTCGGCGCCCTGATCGCCGACTGGCCGGTGAGCGATATCGTCGGACTGTGGAAGTACCTGGCCAAGCACGGCAACCAGCTCGGCGGGCTGTCGGCGCCGCGCTTTCTGCGCATGGTGGGCAAGGATACCTTCATCCCCACCGACGACATGGTCGCCGCGCTCAAGGCGCAGAACATCATCGACAAGGCGCCGACCAGCCAGAAGGATCTCGCTGCGGTGCAGGCGGCCTTCAACCAGTGGCAGGCCGAGAGTGGGCGGCCGTTGTGTCAGCTATCGGTGATGCTGGCGCATACGGTCAATCACTGA